The Nitrosopumilus cobalaminigenes genome contains a region encoding:
- the nuoK gene encoding NADH-quinone oxidoreductase subunit NuoK: protein MTNELIDFTLVSVALLGIGIYGLAVKRNFIRMLFAVEIIINAANLNIVAFGRFLPHSGGQTMALFSIAIAAAEVAVGLSLIIVAYRMYQNVDIADFRSLKG, encoded by the coding sequence ATGACCAACGAGCTAATTGATTTTACTTTAGTATCTGTTGCCTTACTCGGCATAGGAATCTATGGCCTTGCAGTAAAACGTAATTTTATCCGAATGTTGTTTGCAGTTGAAATTATTATCAATGCAGCAAACTTGAACATTGTTGCTTTTGGCAGATTCTTACCTCATAGTGGTGGCCAAACTATGGCATTGTTCTCCATAGCTATTGCGGCAGCAGAAGTTGCAGTTGGTTTATCATTAATCATTGTCGCTTACCGTATGTATCAGAATGTCGATATTGCAGACTTTAGGAGCTTGAAGGGATAA
- the nuoH gene encoding NADH-quinone oxidoreductase subunit NuoH has protein sequence MSVIAPNFKLSEFIKSLLDNIFWIIFLVVLIGLPAIMMILFVIEMPVIDGELLTPFLAFTWMADPTRILPVVQAFMATDIFRVMAFPGFGFAALIAAGTIFIERKMLAKLQLRVGPFYCGKFEGILQLMGDGLKLISKEIIIPAKADKPIFWAAPVLFVATAAAFVAFIPVAPGWVVADVEMGLLGVFAVIGFFPIVTILSAWSANSKFPFIGGIRALFQMVSFEIPLILSLLGAVMLTGSLNLSEIAASQSSFPWIVFLPIGAIVFFITMLAELERIPFDLPEAESEIVAGWLTELSGMMYGLVQLGTYLKLYAFAGLFVVIFLGGWNGPMVVPPFPEELLTGVEMGPVVVGPFPGLPLFDQEMLNGALWFVLKTVAVIFFILLPRGVFPRIRVDMLLNLGWTKLIGLAFVNIFIALGLLYAGVLGPGGLQ, from the coding sequence ATGTCCGTCATTGCACCAAATTTCAAACTAAGTGAGTTTATCAAATCATTACTTGATAATATTTTTTGGATTATCTTCCTTGTAGTTTTAATTGGTCTTCCAGCAATTATGATGATTCTATTTGTAATTGAAATGCCAGTAATTGATGGAGAATTACTTACACCGTTCCTTGCATTTACTTGGATGGCTGATCCTACACGTATTCTTCCAGTTGTTCAAGCATTCATGGCAACTGATATTTTTAGAGTTATGGCATTTCCAGGATTTGGATTTGCTGCATTAATCGCTGCTGGTACTATCTTTATTGAAAGAAAGATGCTTGCAAAATTACAATTAAGAGTTGGACCTTTCTACTGTGGAAAGTTTGAAGGTATTTTACAATTAATGGGAGATGGCTTAAAATTAATCTCAAAAGAAATTATTATTCCAGCAAAAGCTGACAAACCTATTTTCTGGGCAGCACCTGTATTGTTTGTTGCAACTGCAGCAGCATTTGTTGCGTTTATCCCTGTAGCACCTGGTTGGGTTGTTGCAGATGTAGAAATGGGATTACTTGGTGTCTTTGCAGTAATTGGATTTTTCCCAATCGTTACAATTCTTTCAGCATGGTCTGCAAACAGTAAATTCCCATTCATTGGTGGTATCAGAGCATTATTCCAAATGGTCTCATTTGAAATTCCATTAATTTTGTCTTTGTTGGGTGCTGTAATGTTAACTGGTTCTCTTAATTTATCTGAAATTGCAGCTAGTCAATCCAGTTTCCCATGGATTGTATTTTTGCCAATTGGTGCAATAGTATTTTTCATTACTATGTTAGCTGAATTAGAAAGAATTCCATTTGATCTTCCAGAGGCAGAAAGTGAAATTGTAGCTGGATGGCTAACTGAATTATCTGGAATGATGTATGGTCTTGTTCAATTAGGAACTTATCTCAAACTTTATGCGTTTGCAGGATTGTTTGTTGTTATTTTCCTTGGTGGATGGAATGGCCCAATGGTTGTACCTCCATTCCCAGAAGAATTACTTACGGGAGTTGAAATGGGCCCTGTGGTAGTTGGACCTTTCCCTGGATTGCCATTATTTGATCAAGAAATGCTTAATGGCGCACTATGGTTTGTATTGAAAACTGTCGCTGTCATATTCTTCATATTGTTACCTAGAGGTGTATTCCCAAGAATTAGAGTTGACATGTTATTGAATCTTGGATGGACCAAATTAATTGGACTAGCTTTCGTTAACATCTTTATTGCACTTGGCCTGCTTTACGCTGGAGTGCTAGGACCAGGAGGATTACAATAA
- a CDS encoding acetyl-CoA carboxylase biotin carboxylase subunit, whose amino-acid sequence MIEKVLIANRGEIALRVIRTCKALGIKTVAVYSDEDYNSMHVKQATEAYHIGEAAPAKSYLNQDKILEVMLKSGTDAVHPGYGFLSENDDFANLCQKNKINFIGPTAESMNLCGDKMKCKDAMLKAKVPTVPGSPGLVKDADDAEKIANEIGYPVMLKSVYGGGGRGIRIVTNDQELRDGFESVTGESIAAVGKSAILVEKFLEKTRHIEYQFARDTHGNTVHIFERECSIQRRNQKLIEQTPSPVVDEETRARVGESVCRAADAVGYTNIGTAEFLRADNGEFYFIEINARLQVEHPITEFVSGLDLVKLQLDIANGEPIPFKQSDLKMNGYAIECRINAEDTFLDFAPSTGPVPDVTIPAGPSVRCDTYLYPGCTVSPFYDSLMAKLVTWGQTFEESRTRMLAALNDFYIQGVETSIPLYKTILASDEYKNGDLSTDFLKRYGMIDRLTEDLKKEKEEKSEAALAAAIIHSEYFKSRAQNSTANNSNWKYKLD is encoded by the coding sequence ATGATTGAAAAAGTACTTATCGCAAACAGAGGAGAAATCGCTTTACGTGTTATTAGAACTTGCAAGGCACTAGGAATTAAGACAGTAGCAGTTTATTCTGATGAAGATTACAATTCAATGCATGTTAAACAAGCAACTGAAGCATATCATATTGGAGAAGCAGCTCCTGCAAAATCATATCTTAATCAAGATAAAATTCTTGAAGTGATGCTCAAATCAGGAACTGATGCAGTGCATCCAGGTTATGGTTTCCTTTCAGAAAATGATGACTTTGCAAACCTATGTCAGAAAAATAAAATTAATTTTATTGGCCCTACCGCAGAATCTATGAATCTCTGTGGAGATAAAATGAAATGTAAGGATGCAATGTTAAAGGCAAAAGTCCCAACAGTTCCTGGAAGTCCTGGATTAGTAAAAGATGCAGATGATGCAGAAAAGATTGCAAATGAAATTGGTTATCCTGTAATGCTAAAATCAGTTTATGGTGGTGGAGGTCGTGGAATTAGAATTGTAACTAATGATCAAGAATTACGTGATGGGTTTGAATCTGTTACTGGAGAATCTATTGCAGCTGTCGGTAAATCTGCAATTCTAGTAGAAAAATTCCTAGAAAAAACAAGACACATTGAATATCAATTTGCTAGAGATACCCACGGTAATACTGTTCATATCTTTGAAAGAGAATGTTCCATTCAAAGACGTAACCAAAAATTAATCGAACAAACCCCCTCACCAGTTGTAGATGAAGAGACAAGAGCTCGTGTAGGTGAATCTGTATGTAGAGCTGCTGATGCAGTAGGCTATACAAACATAGGAACTGCAGAATTCTTGAGGGCAGATAACGGAGAATTTTACTTTATTGAAATTAATGCTCGATTACAAGTAGAACATCCAATCACTGAATTTGTATCTGGATTAGACTTAGTTAAATTACAACTAGACATTGCAAATGGTGAACCAATTCCATTCAAACAAAGTGACCTCAAAATGAATGGCTATGCAATTGAGTGTAGGATTAATGCAGAAGATACTTTCTTAGACTTTGCTCCTTCTACAGGTCCTGTTCCTGACGTGACAATTCCTGCAGGACCAAGTGTAAGATGTGACACTTATCTTTACCCTGGATGTACTGTTTCTCCATTCTATGATTCACTAATGGCAAAACTTGTTACTTGGGGTCAAACATTTGAAGAATCACGAACTAGAATGCTTGCAGCACTTAATGACTTTTACATTCAAGGTGTTGAAACTTCAATTCCATTATACAAAACAATACTTGCGTCTGATGAATACAAAAATGGAGATCTTTCAACAGACTTTCTCAAACGTTATGGAATGATTGATAGACTTACTGAAGATCTTAAAAAAGAAAAAGAAGAAAAAAGTGAAGCCGCATTAGCAGCTGCCATTATTCATTCTGAGTACTTTAAGAGCAGAGCACAAAACAGTACTGCCAATAACTCTAATTGGAAATACAAACTGGATTGA
- a CDS encoding NADH-quinone oxidoreductase subunit C — MSTETENPPADAKPEVKSPPPKPETAPVELPAFEKSISDKLVEKFGDKIEVGFVKEDRVRINVGRENVHDVAEFIRDGLNYDHVESVSGVDYPQDNEIEVVYHIGSYTESSLARQVLVLATRAQRETNPIPGNDATKLPTLRDIFYSVEFHEREVFEMFGVFFEGHPDNRRLLLPEDWADLPPLRKDFAIKGR, encoded by the coding sequence ATGAGTACTGAAACTGAAAATCCTCCTGCAGATGCTAAACCTGAAGTTAAATCTCCGCCTCCAAAACCTGAAACAGCACCTGTTGAGTTACCTGCATTTGAAAAAAGTATTTCTGATAAACTAGTTGAAAAGTTCGGTGATAAAATCGAAGTTGGATTTGTAAAAGAAGATAGAGTTCGAATTAATGTTGGCAGAGAAAATGTTCATGACGTTGCTGAATTCATTCGTGATGGACTAAATTATGACCACGTTGAATCTGTTTCAGGCGTAGATTACCCTCAAGATAATGAAATTGAAGTTGTTTATCATATAGGATCTTACACCGAATCATCATTGGCAAGACAAGTTCTTGTTTTGGCTACTAGAGCTCAGAGAGAAACAAATCCAATTCCTGGAAATGATGCAACTAAACTTCCAACTCTGAGAGATATCTTTTACAGTGTAGAATTTCATGAGAGAGAAGTTTTTGAAATGTTTGGAGTGTTCTTTGAAGGTCATCCTGATAATAGACGATTACTTTTGCCAGAAGATTGGGCAGATTTACCACCACTTAGAAAGGACTTTGCAATAAAGGGAAGATAG
- a CDS encoding redoxin domain-containing protein, which translates to MSLNVGDNAPDFELADTELKMRTLDEFKGGKIVLSFIVAAGSPVCEVELCTFRDSYEEMNKLGVQVVAISNDGPFANKAFAEKHNFNFPLLADYTSKTIRDYDVLMPDLLHIKDYNAAKRSVFIINEDGKIGYKWVSEDPLKEPNYDEIKNFLK; encoded by the coding sequence ATGTCATTAAATGTAGGAGACAATGCCCCAGATTTTGAACTTGCAGATACTGAATTAAAGATGAGGACTTTGGATGAATTTAAAGGCGGAAAAATAGTCTTGTCATTCATAGTAGCAGCTGGTTCTCCAGTGTGTGAAGTAGAACTTTGTACATTTAGAGACTCTTATGAAGAAATGAATAAGCTGGGTGTGCAAGTAGTAGCAATCAGCAATGATGGCCCATTTGCAAACAAAGCATTTGCCGAAAAACACAATTTTAACTTCCCATTGTTAGCTGATTATACAAGTAAAACAATTAGAGATTATGATGTTTTAATGCCAGATTTACTTCACATAAAAGATTACAATGCAGCAAAACGTTCTGTTTTCATAATTAATGAAGATGGAAAAATTGGTTACAAATGGGTCTCAGAAGATCCACTAAAAGAACCAAATTATGATGAAATTAAAAATTTCTTAAAATAA
- a CDS encoding acetyl-CoA carboxylase biotin carboxyl carrier protein subunit produces the protein MDYKIQDLEKSFDGKIIENLGNNDYVIKINDNEHNLKIISMNSNGIEFILDQTYHKAKYLEQSTNEMNIVIDNVPIILNLHTHFDEIVYKNSGGGGAGNAQLALKSQIPGKVVSLSVAEGDAVKKGDVVCTLESMKMQVAVKSHKDGVIKTIKIKETATVAKGDVIAEIE, from the coding sequence ATGGATTATAAAATACAAGACTTAGAAAAATCATTTGATGGAAAGATTATAGAAAATCTTGGAAACAATGATTATGTAATTAAAATTAATGATAATGAACACAATCTAAAAATCATATCGATGAATTCTAATGGAATTGAATTTATTTTAGATCAAACTTATCATAAAGCTAAATATCTTGAACAATCAACAAATGAAATGAATATTGTAATTGACAATGTTCCTATCATACTTAATTTACATACTCACTTTGATGAAATTGTTTACAAAAATTCAGGTGGAGGTGGTGCAGGTAATGCACAACTAGCTTTGAAGAGTCAGATTCCTGGTAAAGTTGTTTCACTATCAGTTGCAGAAGGTGATGCTGTTAAAAAAGGAGATGTTGTTTGTACATTAGAATCTATGAAAATGCAAGTTGCAGTAAAATCTCACAAAGACGGTGTCATAAAAACAATCAAAATTAAAGAAACAGCAACTGTTGCAAAAGGCGACGTTATTGCAGAAATAGAATAA
- a CDS encoding complex I subunit 4 family protein → MEYALLQAVFLPLLLSPVAYIIGRKVGPTPAMWFTFAILLYTTILVINAALSGTVEEHYPWTEQFGEFGLLLDGLASPFAIMIYVLSTILAIYSKPYMIHKFHEQFEEEQKINTSSGGQSSVIESSSLTNYVNAKSGLYFALYLVFAMGMLGTVLSTNLIEFYIFFEVMLIPGFFLVALWGDGPRRKIGLMFLFWTHAGAVVLLLGFLMIGLTLGSFDFADIRESEIPPDIAMYSAVAIAIGLGVKLAVFMFHVWLPYVHGSAPTPISALLSPAMIGIGAYGVFRLIVEFLPLTFAELSIWLHIWGLVTMIYGGAMALMQDDLKRLLAYSSISQMGYILFGIGSISVLGLAGAEMMYVTHAIGKGILFMMAGIIIVKVGTRSISKLGGLAGKMPITAVCAVIGALTIMGVPPTGGFMGEWPLFFGALETAIEEGSTVRAVTFGLGLVATALTMSYMLWMLKRVFFGKTPEHLEKVKEGSWYMTAPMMVLAGFSIVVGIYPDIFLKTIIPYMSGVLGV, encoded by the coding sequence ATGGAATACGCATTATTACAGGCAGTTTTCTTACCACTACTCTTGTCTCCGGTAGCTTACATTATTGGAAGAAAAGTAGGACCAACTCCTGCAATGTGGTTTACATTTGCAATTCTATTGTATACTACAATACTTGTAATCAATGCAGCCCTATCTGGTACCGTAGAGGAACACTATCCATGGACTGAACAGTTCGGTGAATTTGGTCTCTTGTTAGATGGATTGGCATCACCATTTGCAATAATGATTTATGTTTTGTCTACCATATTGGCAATTTACTCAAAACCATACATGATTCATAAATTCCATGAGCAGTTTGAAGAAGAACAGAAAATCAACACATCAAGTGGTGGTCAATCATCTGTCATCGAATCATCATCCCTTACGAATTATGTTAATGCAAAATCTGGACTTTACTTTGCACTATACCTTGTCTTTGCAATGGGTATGCTTGGTACAGTTCTTTCAACTAATCTAATTGAATTTTACATCTTCTTTGAAGTAATGCTAATTCCTGGTTTCTTTTTGGTAGCACTTTGGGGTGATGGTCCTAGAAGAAAAATTGGTTTAATGTTCTTGTTCTGGACTCATGCAGGTGCAGTAGTTTTACTATTGGGCTTTTTGATGATTGGACTCACACTTGGAAGCTTTGACTTTGCAGATATCAGAGAATCTGAAATTCCTCCAGATATTGCAATGTATTCTGCAGTTGCAATTGCAATTGGACTTGGAGTTAAACTGGCAGTCTTTATGTTCCATGTTTGGCTACCCTACGTTCACGGTTCAGCACCCACACCAATCAGTGCGCTGTTATCTCCTGCCATGATCGGAATTGGTGCTTATGGTGTTTTCAGATTAATTGTAGAATTCTTACCATTGACATTTGCAGAACTATCAATTTGGTTACACATCTGGGGTCTTGTTACTATGATTTATGGTGGTGCAATGGCTTTGATGCAAGATGATCTAAAACGTTTGCTTGCTTATTCTAGTATTAGTCAGATGGGTTACATCCTGTTTGGTATTGGTTCGATATCTGTACTTGGTCTTGCCGGTGCAGAAATGATGTATGTAACACACGCAATTGGAAAAGGCATTCTGTTTATGATGGCTGGAATTATTATTGTTAAAGTAGGAACTAGAAGCATTTCAAAATTAGGTGGATTGGCAGGAAAGATGCCAATCACTGCAGTATGTGCGGTAATTGGTGCATTAACAATCATGGGAGTTCCACCAACAGGTGGTTTCATGGGCGAATGGCCTCTATTCTTTGGTGCTTTAGAGACTGCTATTGAAGAAGGTTCCACTGTTAGAGCAGTAACATTTGGTTTGGGTCTTGTTGCAACTGCACTTACAATGTCATACATGCTTTGGATGCTAAAACGTGTATTCTTTGGAAAAACTCCTGAACATCTTGAAAAAGTGAAGGAAGGAAGTTGGTACATGACAGCACCAATGATGGTTTTAGCAGGATTCTCAATTGTAGTTGGTATTTATCCAGATATTTTCTTGAAGACAATAATTCCGTACATGAGTGGAGTGTTGGGAGTATAG
- a CDS encoding NADH-quinone oxidoreductase subunit A yields MFAFGIVAMAPALVISRMISPRKRSNPVKFLPMECGQVPSGEGRTHFMMQYYPYILMFVIFDVMAIFLYAWGSVLLEIPKVATLPMMGFLAIMFGAMAFALYQSGRRRIW; encoded by the coding sequence ATGTTTGCGTTTGGCATAGTAGCTATGGCTCCAGCTTTAGTTATTTCAAGAATGATTTCTCCTAGAAAAAGAAGTAATCCAGTAAAATTTTTGCCAATGGAATGTGGCCAAGTCCCTTCAGGAGAAGGAAGAACGCATTTCATGATGCAATATTATCCGTATATTCTGATGTTTGTAATATTTGATGTAATGGCAATTTTCTTGTATGCATGGGGAAGTGTACTTTTAGAAATTCCAAAAGTAGCAACTTTACCAATGATGGGCTTTTTAGCTATAATGTTTGGTGCAATGGCATTTGCATTATATCAATCTGGGAGAAGAAGGATATGGTAG
- a CDS encoding NADH-quinone oxidoreductase subunit D, producing MTFTLPPGLALQKVDERIMTLNVGPQHPGSGHMRIVVQIDGDYIVACDPDPGYVHRGEEKMAEYRNYITNIPHLERPVIHDSCNVLYPYVLGAEELLGIEVPERAKYVRVIASELNRCIYIMYWLAIYGIFLGHSTMFMWPAGDRELLIDLMEKMTGARVTHAHFIPGGVRNDLPPNFEDVCLRQVNYFEKRIKEYAAVFYDNPILISRTQDTGVLSREDAIRYGTTGSVLRASGVDYDLRVKEPYDVYDELDVHTNVMKEGDSYARSRIPWLDMLESCNIIRQALQKMPKSGSVRTKLKPNPKTKGLESVYKRVESGRGSLGCYIVSDAKTEPYRVKLSVPSFRNLIALPNLLKGEKLGNMPSVYWSLNYWPVEADR from the coding sequence ATGACTTTTACTTTACCTCCAGGATTAGCACTCCAAAAAGTTGATGAGAGAATCATGACTCTTAATGTCGGACCACAACATCCAGGTTCTGGCCACATGAGAATTGTTGTACAAATTGACGGTGACTATATTGTTGCATGTGATCCTGATCCAGGATATGTCCATCGTGGAGAAGAAAAAATGGCAGAGTATAGAAATTACATTACTAATATTCCTCACTTAGAAAGACCTGTAATTCACGATTCATGTAATGTTCTATACCCATATGTTTTGGGAGCTGAAGAACTACTTGGAATTGAAGTTCCTGAACGTGCAAAGTATGTTAGAGTAATTGCATCAGAACTTAACCGATGTATCTACATTATGTACTGGCTTGCAATTTACGGAATCTTTTTGGGACATTCTACAATGTTTATGTGGCCTGCAGGAGACCGTGAACTCTTAATTGATTTAATGGAAAAAATGACTGGTGCAAGAGTAACACATGCACACTTTATTCCAGGTGGAGTTAGAAATGATTTACCACCAAACTTTGAAGATGTTTGTTTAAGACAAGTAAACTATTTTGAGAAACGTATCAAAGAATATGCTGCAGTCTTTTACGATAATCCTATTCTAATTTCAAGAACTCAAGATACTGGTGTTCTATCAAGAGAAGATGCAATTCGATATGGAACAACTGGTTCTGTGCTTCGTGCAAGTGGAGTCGATTATGATCTTAGAGTAAAGGAACCATATGATGTCTATGATGAATTAGACGTCCATACCAATGTAATGAAAGAAGGTGACTCTTATGCAAGATCCAGAATTCCATGGCTTGATATGTTAGAAAGTTGTAATATTATCAGACAAGCATTACAAAAAATGCCAAAGTCCGGCTCTGTTAGAACTAAACTAAAACCAAATCCAAAAACCAAAGGACTTGAATCTGTCTACAAACGTGTAGAATCCGGTAGAGGTTCACTTGGTTGCTATATTGTATCTGATGCTAAAACAGAACCATATAGAGTAAAGTTGAGTGTTCCTTCCTTTAGAAATCTCATTGCTTTACCAAATCTTCTAAAAGGTGAAAAGCTTGGTAACATGCCATCAGTTTACTGGAGTCTAAATTATTGGCCAGTGGAGGCAGACCGATAA
- a CDS encoding NADH-quinone oxidoreductase subunit I produces MGTATGIIRALNSGIKHIATKRFTLRYPEEKLKFVGDGYQFDPSTGVGIAGLKGRHMLFHDHCTGCQLCSIACEGVAEAIAMVKVPEEQKQNKKSIMPQIDYGKCVFCGLCVDACPFYALYMTNDYELSSFSKEGLIYTPAQLQVKPYVAQDSEIQISDRGATHG; encoded by the coding sequence ATGGGAACTGCAACTGGAATTATTCGTGCACTTAACTCTGGAATTAAACATATTGCTACTAAACGATTTACCCTTCGATATCCTGAAGAAAAATTAAAGTTTGTAGGTGATGGGTATCAATTTGATCCATCCACTGGTGTTGGTATTGCTGGATTAAAAGGACGCCATATGCTATTCCATGATCACTGTACTGGTTGCCAATTATGTTCAATTGCATGTGAAGGAGTTGCAGAAGCAATTGCAATGGTAAAGGTTCCAGAAGAACAAAAACAAAATAAAAAATCAATTATGCCACAAATCGATTATGGAAAATGTGTTTTTTGTGGTCTTTGTGTTGATGCATGTCCATTTTATGCACTTTACATGACAAATGATTATGAATTATCTTCCTTTTCAAAAGAAGGTCTGATTTACACTCCTGCGCAACTACAGGTAAAACCATATGTTGCACAGGATAGTGAAATCCAAATATCTGATAGAGGTGCAACACATGGCTGA
- a CDS encoding NADH-quinone oxidoreductase subunit J family protein, whose amino-acid sequence MADAAFLALAVITIGSAIAALEMRSLIYGSIALMGTLGGVAGFFFLLDAPFVALFQIAVYVGSIAVLILFTVMLVKRELIFKKIEDKRRKFAGIGLMLIIMISLGAVFLDSGIKTITTDEPAADFKDIGVDFVTYYWPALILMGLLLAGSVTGALVLAKREDVENDQRAN is encoded by the coding sequence ATGGCTGATGCTGCGTTTCTTGCACTAGCAGTAATTACAATTGGTTCTGCAATTGCAGCACTTGAAATGAGATCATTGATTTATGGTTCTATTGCTTTGATGGGAACTTTGGGTGGTGTTGCCGGATTCTTTTTCCTACTTGATGCTCCATTTGTTGCATTATTCCAAATAGCAGTTTATGTTGGCTCTATCGCTGTTTTGATTTTGTTTACTGTAATGTTAGTAAAGAGAGAATTAATCTTCAAAAAAATTGAAGACAAACGTAGAAAATTTGCAGGCATTGGTTTGATGCTTATTATTATGATTTCATTAGGTGCAGTGTTCTTAGATTCTGGTATCAAAACAATAACTACTGATGAACCTGCTGCTGACTTTAAAGACATAGGTGTTGACTTTGTAACCTATTATTGGCCTGCATTAATTCTGATGGGATTACTTTTAGCAGGTTCTGTTACTGGAGCATTAGTTTTAGCCAAACGTGAGGATGTGGAGAATGACCAACGAGCTAATTGA
- a CDS encoding NADH-quinone oxidoreductase subunit B, with amino-acid sequence MLKDLVTPENANVFVGKLGDILEKAIDKPLGYAINWGRIWSLWPVHIETACCSVEFGAASSPRYDVERFGIIEAFGSLRQCDLVVVQGTITRKMAPRLRLVYDQMPEPKYVIAMGACAITGGLYFDSYNVLPGIDGVIPVDVYVPGCPPRPETLIQGCMLLQEKIKRMKARKFV; translated from the coding sequence TTGCTTAAAGACTTAGTAACACCAGAAAATGCAAATGTCTTTGTAGGAAAATTAGGGGATATTTTAGAAAAAGCAATTGATAAACCATTGGGCTATGCCATTAACTGGGGTAGAATTTGGTCACTCTGGCCTGTCCACATTGAGACAGCTTGTTGCAGTGTAGAATTTGGTGCAGCATCAAGTCCAAGATATGATGTTGAAAGATTTGGTATCATTGAAGCATTTGGTTCACTTAGACAATGTGATCTTGTTGTTGTTCAAGGAACCATTACAAGAAAAATGGCACCACGTCTCAGATTAGTTTATGATCAAATGCCAGAACCAAAATATGTAATTGCTATGGGAGCTTGTGCAATTACTGGAGGATTGTATTTTGATTCATACAATGTACTTCCAGGAATTGATGGAGTAATTCCAGTTGATGTCTATGTTCCAGGTTGCCCACCTAGACCTGAAACTCTTATTCAAGGATGTATGTTATTGCAAGAGAAAATCAAGAGAATGAAGGCTAGGAAGTTTGTATAA